Proteins co-encoded in one Planctomycetota bacterium genomic window:
- a CDS encoding ATP-binding cassette domain-containing protein, whose amino-acid sequence MANSVPLLSFRNVSLLRGGRRVLDRLTLDIGARENVAILGPNGSGKSSLVKLLTRELYPAAVGTPAEVRILGRDRWELFELRRRLGIVTADLQGEFARPIRALEAVLSGFYSSVGLWRNHPVTPARERRARAALARLGAAHLAGRFMDELSSGEARRVLIARALVHGPRALVLDEPAASLDLRAQRELRRALRRLARTGTHVVLVTHALEDLFPEIGRVVLLKDGRVFRDGPPGRVLTEENLSALYGARVRVERENGTWRAF is encoded by the coding sequence ATGGCGAACTCCGTGCCGCTTCTTTCCTTCCGGAACGTCTCGCTCCTGCGGGGCGGCCGAAGGGTTCTCGACCGCCTCACCCTCGACATCGGCGCGCGCGAGAACGTCGCGATCCTGGGCCCCAACGGTTCCGGCAAGTCCTCCCTCGTCAAGCTGCTGACGCGCGAACTTTACCCGGCGGCCGTCGGAACGCCCGCCGAGGTCCGGATCCTCGGCCGCGACCGCTGGGAGCTTTTCGAGCTGCGCCGGCGCCTGGGCATCGTCACGGCGGATCTCCAGGGGGAGTTCGCGCGTCCGATCCGCGCGCTCGAGGCGGTGCTCTCGGGTTTCTACAGCTCCGTGGGGCTGTGGCGGAACCATCCGGTGACGCCCGCCCGGGAGCGGCGGGCGCGCGCGGCGCTGGCCCGCCTCGGGGCGGCCCACCTGGCCGGCCGCTTCATGGATGAGCTGTCCTCCGGCGAAGCCCGCCGGGTTCTGATCGCCCGGGCGCTCGTGCACGGGCCGCGCGCGCTCGTCCTGGACGAGCCGGCCGCCAGCCTCGACCTTCGCGCGCAGCGGGAGCTCCGCCGCGCGCTGCGGCGGCTGGCGCGGACGGGAACCCACGTCGTCCTCGTCACGCACGCGCTCGAGGATCTCTTTCCCGAGATCGGACGGGTGGTGCTCCTCAAGGACGGGCGCGTCTTCCGGGACGGCCCTCCCGGGCGCGTCCTCACGGAAGAAAACCTCTCCGCGCTCTACGGAGCGCGGGTCCGGGTGGAGCGCGAGAACGGAACCTGGCGCGCGTTCTGA
- a CDS encoding DUF2905 domain-containing protein, which yields MDAGRMLVVAGLLLVLVGLGIWLLERSGFRGLPGDLRFESGNLRVYFPIVTCLVLSLILTLALWLWNWFQRR from the coding sequence ATGGACGCGGGACGGATGCTCGTCGTGGCGGGGCTGCTCCTCGTTCTCGTCGGGCTGGGAATCTGGCTTCTCGAGCGCTCGGGATTCCGGGGGCTTCCCGGCGACCTGCGCTTCGAGTCGGGAAATCTCCGCGTTTACTTCCCCATCGTGACCTGCCTGGTGCTTTCGCTGATCCTCACGCTGGCGCTCTGGCTCTGGAACTGGTTCCAGCGCCGATAG
- a CDS encoding zinc-ribbon domain containing protein, translating to MTYVDKQLTCKDCGESFVFSAGQQQHHAQLGLRNEPKRCPVCRQMNRMRNEDRGRRPRPPRALRAAAGAPGNAGPPGVPARSFGPRETFQAVCAQCGRPCDLPFKPRGDRPVYCRSCFRGKR from the coding sequence ATGACCTACGTCGATAAGCAGCTCACCTGCAAGGATTGCGGGGAGTCCTTCGTCTTCTCCGCGGGCCAGCAGCAGCACCACGCGCAGCTCGGGTTGCGCAACGAGCCCAAACGGTGCCCCGTGTGCCGCCAGATGAACCGGATGCGCAACGAGGACCGCGGCCGCCGGCCCCGCCCGCCCCGCGCCCTCCGCGCCGCCGCCGGCGCGCCCGGCAACGCCGGCCCCCCGGGCGTCCCCGCGCGCTCCTTCGGCCCGCGCGAAACGTTCCAGGCCGTCTGCGCTCAGTGCGGCCGGCCCTGCGACCTGCCCTTCAAGCCCCGCGGCGACCGCCCGGTTTACTGCCGCTCCTGCTTCCGCGGCAAGCGGTAG
- a CDS encoding WD40 repeat domain-containing protein, which produces MLAALIAGLLAAPAADASAVERIARLEPDRLRRAASIEGHGAPLGAFALVARARLLATGGADGNVKIWTLAQPRPVAELAGHCGKVVSLSFSPDGRLLASGSVDKSVKIWDIARGLERETLPAFGITHVPVRFSPDGKRLAWRRLRNGVGLRDAAGGSVLLLGGHEGDILSVAWSPDGSRVAVTTNRGELRIWNAATGAELAAARPGHLVMSAAWSPDGKTLLTADTAGRLWVWRAADLSVLTVRTRPDPLGWAEFSPDGRWAAAGDAAGGLSFWDARDGREVRTLSAHEGEIKQVGFSPCGRFVATASEDGALRLWSDR; this is translated from the coding sequence ATGCTCGCGGCCCTCATCGCCGGTCTTCTGGCGGCCCCGGCGGCGGACGCGTCGGCCGTCGAACGGATCGCGCGCCTGGAGCCGGACCGCCTCCGGCGCGCGGCCTCGATCGAAGGCCACGGCGCCCCGCTCGGAGCGTTCGCCCTCGTCGCCCGAGCCCGCCTCCTGGCCACCGGAGGCGCCGACGGAAACGTGAAAATCTGGACCCTCGCTCAGCCCCGCCCGGTCGCGGAGCTCGCCGGCCACTGCGGCAAGGTCGTCTCCCTCAGCTTCTCCCCGGACGGGCGCCTCCTGGCCTCGGGCTCGGTGGACAAGTCGGTCAAAATCTGGGACATCGCACGGGGCCTGGAACGGGAAACCCTGCCCGCGTTCGGAATCACCCATGTCCCCGTCCGCTTCAGCCCGGACGGAAAACGGCTGGCCTGGCGGCGCCTCCGAAACGGAGTGGGCCTCCGCGATGCGGCCGGCGGATCCGTGCTTCTTCTGGGAGGTCACGAGGGAGATATCCTCTCGGTGGCCTGGTCGCCGGACGGCTCCCGCGTGGCCGTCACGACCAACCGCGGCGAACTCCGGATCTGGAACGCGGCCACCGGCGCGGAGCTTGCGGCGGCGCGGCCGGGACACCTGGTGATGTCGGCGGCCTGGAGCCCCGACGGAAAAACGCTCCTGACGGCCGACACGGCCGGACGGCTTTGGGTCTGGCGGGCGGCGGATCTTTCCGTCCTGACCGTCCGCACCCGGCCCGATCCTCTCGGGTGGGCGGAGTTCTCGCCCGACGGCCGCTGGGCCGCCGCGGGCGACGCCGCCGGCGGCCTGTCCTTCTGGGACGCGCGCGACGGGCGCGAGGTCCGCACGCTGTCCGCCCACGAAGGCGAAATCAAGCAGGTGGGATTTTCGCCCTGCGGACGTTTCGTCGCCACGGCGTCCGAGGACGGCGCGCTCCGGCTCTGGTCGGATCGGTGA
- a CDS encoding MarR family transcriptional regulator codes for MSSALTTILKALANVNRRRVYQIICRRASGRDRGITIEEICRASGMKQPAVSHCVAHLARAGLVRRTKARWWVHCTPSRDGLAALAKFVRDPGAYPSE; via the coding sequence ATGTCTTCCGCGCTGACGACGATCCTCAAGGCTTTGGCCAACGTCAACCGCCGGCGGGTCTACCAGATCATCTGCCGCCGGGCCTCGGGGCGCGACCGGGGGATCACGATCGAGGAGATCTGCCGCGCGTCGGGGATGAAACAGCCGGCGGTGTCCCACTGCGTGGCGCACCTGGCCCGCGCCGGGCTGGTGCGGCGCACGAAGGCCCGCTGGTGGGTCCACTGCACGCCGTCCCGCGACGGCCTGGCGGCCCTGGCGAAATTCGTGCGCGACCCGGGCGCCTACCCCTCCGAGTAG
- a CDS encoding long-chain fatty acid--CoA ligase, whose protein sequence is MNAETLDAVYREGIRNFPRPDRFLQKTDGAWRAISTAEFDRRVRACAAALAGAGIGPGDRVAILSYNRVEWAVVDWACQLLGAADVPIYTTLPEEPVNYILRDSGARAVFVENAEQAAKVKAGPPVVSFDPAPGVEPFEAFLGRAAGDPPEARVSPEDLATLIYTSGTTGVPKGVMLTHRNLVSNLKAACAPLDLGPGDVALSFLPLSHIFERILDYAYFAHGAQIAYAEHIDRVSDNLLEVRPTVMGAVPRFYEKVYARIREAVAALPPWRRRLFEWARRVGAEEAALRRRGRPVPLGLRLRFALARRLVLRKFAARVGGRMRYFISGGAPLPPDVAEYLFSLGFTILEGYGLTETSPVLTLNRPGDIKLGTVGKPLDGVEIRIAPDGEILARGPNIMKGYHNKPAETAEVLRDGWFATGDIGEFDEEGFLKITDRKKDLLKTAGGKYVAPQPIENRLKLHRAILNAVVVGDRRRFPAALIVPAPGATREEIQEAVDEVNRSLAPFEKIKKFALLDRDFTIEGGEVTPTLKVRRRIVEERHRAVIDALYAEEPPAPPRHGLYS, encoded by the coding sequence ATGAACGCCGAGACCCTGGACGCGGTGTACCGCGAAGGCATCCGGAACTTTCCGCGCCCCGACCGGTTTCTCCAGAAGACGGACGGCGCGTGGCGCGCCATTTCGACGGCGGAGTTCGACCGCCGCGTGCGCGCCTGCGCGGCGGCCCTGGCGGGCGCGGGGATCGGACCCGGCGACCGCGTGGCGATCCTCTCCTACAACCGCGTGGAGTGGGCCGTCGTGGACTGGGCCTGCCAGCTCCTCGGCGCGGCGGATGTGCCGATCTACACGACCCTTCCCGAGGAACCCGTAAACTACATCCTGCGGGACTCCGGCGCCCGGGCGGTCTTCGTGGAAAACGCGGAGCAGGCCGCCAAGGTGAAAGCGGGTCCGCCCGTCGTCAGCTTCGACCCCGCGCCCGGGGTCGAGCCCTTCGAAGCGTTCCTCGGCCGGGCCGCGGGAGACCCGCCGGAGGCCCGCGTGAGCCCCGAGGATCTGGCGACGCTCATTTACACGTCGGGCACGACGGGCGTGCCCAAAGGGGTGATGCTCACCCACCGCAACCTCGTCTCCAATCTCAAGGCGGCGTGCGCTCCGCTCGACCTCGGGCCCGGGGACGTGGCCCTGTCCTTCCTGCCGCTGTCGCACATCTTCGAGCGGATCCTCGACTACGCCTACTTCGCCCACGGCGCCCAGATCGCCTACGCGGAACACATCGACCGCGTGTCGGACAACCTCCTCGAGGTGCGGCCCACCGTCATGGGAGCGGTGCCGCGCTTCTACGAGAAGGTCTACGCCCGCATCCGGGAGGCCGTCGCGGCGCTTCCGCCCTGGAGGCGGCGGCTTTTCGAATGGGCTCGGCGGGTGGGGGCGGAGGAAGCGGCCCTCCGGCGGCGCGGCCGGCCCGTCCCCCTCGGCCTGCGCCTGAGGTTCGCGCTGGCGCGGCGGCTTGTACTGCGCAAATTCGCGGCGCGGGTCGGCGGCCGCATGCGCTACTTCATCTCCGGCGGGGCGCCGCTCCCGCCGGACGTCGCGGAATACCTCTTCTCGCTGGGATTCACGATCCTCGAGGGCTACGGGCTCACGGAGACCTCGCCCGTCCTCACGCTCAACCGCCCCGGCGATATCAAGCTCGGAACCGTCGGCAAGCCGCTCGACGGCGTGGAGATCCGGATCGCGCCGGACGGGGAGATCCTCGCGCGCGGGCCCAACATCATGAAGGGGTACCACAACAAGCCCGCGGAGACGGCCGAGGTCCTGCGGGACGGATGGTTCGCCACGGGCGACATCGGCGAGTTCGACGAGGAGGGATTCCTGAAAATCACGGACCGCAAGAAGGACCTCCTCAAGACCGCGGGCGGGAAATACGTGGCGCCGCAGCCGATCGAGAACCGCCTCAAGCTCCACCGCGCGATCCTGAACGCCGTGGTCGTGGGGGACCGCCGCAGGTTCCCGGCCGCCCTCATCGTCCCGGCTCCCGGCGCCACGCGCGAGGAGATCCAGGAGGCCGTGGACGAGGTGAACCGCAGCCTGGCGCCCTTCGAGAAGATCAAGAAGTTCGCGCTTCTGGACCGGGACTTCACGATCGAGGGGGGCGAGGTCACGCCCACCCTCAAGGTCCGGCGCCGCATCGTCGAGGAACGGCACCGCGCCGTGATCGACGCGCTCTACGCCGAAGAGCCGCCCGCGCCGCCCCGCCATGGGCTATATTCCTGA